Proteins from a genomic interval of Lelliottia amnigena:
- a CDS encoding protein YebO: MGELQNSGLLNVASLAMFAIIMVIGLVLWFFMNRASSRTNEQIELLEALLDQQKRQNALLRRLCEANEPEEKPMAKAPEAVAPEDEDDFIRLVAER; this comes from the coding sequence ATGGGTGAGTTACAAAATTCGGGGCTACTGAACGTAGCCTCATTGGCGATGTTTGCAATCATTATGGTCATTGGACTGGTATTGTGGTTCTTTATGAATCGCGCCAGCTCACGTACAAATGAGCAAATTGAGCTTCTGGAAGCGTTGCTTGATCAGCAGAAACGCCAAAATGCGTTGCTTCGCCGTCTGTGTGAAGCCAACGAGCCTGAAGAAAAGCCGATGGCAAAAGCCCCTGAAGCAGTAGCCCCAGAAGACGAAGATGATTTTATCCGTCTGGTCGCTGAGCGTTAA
- the yobH gene encoding protein YobH, with protein MRLIIRTIVVLAIVWIGLLLSGYGVLVGSKENAAGLGIQCQYLTARGISTAQYLHTDSGVIGLSNCPILRKSQMVVDNG; from the coding sequence ATGAGATTAATCATTCGGACAATTGTTGTCCTGGCCATTGTGTGGATAGGATTATTATTATCAGGCTATGGCGTACTCGTGGGAAGTAAAGAAAACGCGGCCGGATTAGGGATTCAATGTCAGTACCTTACCGCCAGAGGAATCAGCACTGCGCAATATTTACACACTGACAGCGGTGTCATTGGTTTGTCTAACTGCCCGATTCTGCGCAAAAGTCAGATGGTCGTGGATAACGGTTAA
- the kdgR gene encoding regulatory protein, IclR, with translation MAIADLDKQPDSVSSVLKVFGILQALGEEREIGITELSQRVMMSKSTVYRFLQTMKSLGYVAQEGESEKYSLTLKLFELGARALQNVDLIRSADIQMRELSRLTKETVHLGALDEDSIVYIHKIDSMYNLRMYSRIGRRNPLYSTAIGKVLLAWRDREEVKEILQDVEYKRSTERTITSTEELLTVLDKVREQGYGEDNQEQEEGLRCIGVPVFDRFGVVIAGLSISFPTLRFSEERLHEYVEMLHTAARKISEQMGYNDYPF, from the coding sequence ATGGCAATCGCAGATTTGGACAAGCAGCCAGATTCTGTTTCTTCCGTGCTGAAGGTGTTTGGCATCTTACAGGCGCTGGGTGAAGAGCGCGAAATTGGTATTACAGAGTTGTCGCAACGTGTGATGATGTCAAAAAGCACTGTTTATCGCTTTCTGCAAACCATGAAATCCCTGGGCTATGTCGCTCAGGAAGGCGAGTCTGAGAAATATTCTCTGACGCTGAAGCTATTTGAGCTGGGCGCTCGCGCACTTCAAAATGTTGATCTTATTCGCAGTGCTGATATCCAGATGCGTGAACTTTCTCGTTTGACGAAAGAAACCGTGCACCTTGGGGCGCTTGATGAAGACAGCATCGTTTATATTCATAAAATAGATTCTATGTATAACCTGCGCATGTATTCGCGCATTGGTCGTCGCAACCCGCTTTACAGTACGGCCATTGGTAAGGTCCTGCTGGCGTGGCGTGACCGTGAGGAAGTCAAAGAGATCCTCCAGGACGTTGAGTACAAACGTAGCACTGAGCGCACCATCACCAGCACAGAAGAGCTACTGACAGTGCTTGATAAAGTGCGTGAGCAGGGTTATGGCGAAGATAATCAGGAGCAGGAAGAGGGGCTGCGCTGCATTGGCGTCCCGGTATTTGACCGTTTTGGCGTGGTTATCGCAGGGTTAAGTATTTCTTTCCCTACGCTTCGTTTCTCAGAAGAACGTCTGCACGAATATGTTGAAATGCTGCATACCGCTGCGCGCAAAATTTCTGAACAGATGGGTTATAACGACTATCCATTCTAA
- the stp gene encoding major facilitator transporter, whose amino-acid sequence MEKIPSDGLPLPQRYGAIATIIIGISMAVLDGAIANVALPTIASDLHASPASSIWIVNAYQIAIVISLLSFSFLGDMFGYRRIYQCGLAVFTVTSLFCALSDSLHTLTIARIAQGFGGAALMSVNTALIRLIYPQKQLGRGMGINSFIVAVSSAAGPTVAAAILSVASWQWLFLINVPLGIVALLFALRYLPANGAKSAMPRFDLPSAVMNALTFGLLITALSGFAQGHSLRLIAAEIIAMLIVGFFFVRRQLALPVPLLPVDLLRIPLFSLSIGTSICSFCAQMLALVSLPFFLQNIVGRTEVETGLLLTPWPLATMVMAPLAGYLIERVHAGLLGAMGLVVMATGLFALAMLPASPTDADIIWRMILCGAGFGLFQSPNNHTIMSAAPRHRSGGASGMLGTARLLGQSIGAALVALMFNLAGQNGTHIALFTAGTLATIAAIISGLRVIQPRTEA is encoded by the coding sequence ATGGAAAAAATTCCCTCTGACGGCTTACCGTTACCCCAACGCTATGGCGCGATTGCCACAATTATTATCGGTATTTCGATGGCGGTTCTTGATGGGGCGATTGCCAACGTTGCGCTACCGACCATTGCCAGCGATCTTCACGCATCACCCGCCAGTTCAATCTGGATCGTCAATGCTTACCAGATAGCCATTGTGATTTCCTTGCTGTCTTTCTCTTTCCTGGGCGATATGTTCGGTTATCGCCGCATTTATCAGTGCGGACTTGCCGTCTTCACCGTGACATCTCTGTTTTGTGCGCTATCAGATTCATTGCATACGTTGACTATCGCGCGTATTGCGCAGGGATTTGGTGGCGCAGCGTTAATGAGCGTCAATACAGCGCTGATAAGGCTTATCTATCCCCAGAAGCAGCTCGGCCGCGGGATGGGAATTAACTCCTTCATTGTGGCCGTTTCATCTGCTGCGGGTCCGACGGTTGCTGCGGCCATTCTCTCCGTGGCCTCGTGGCAATGGCTGTTTTTGATTAACGTGCCGCTGGGTATTGTTGCCCTGCTCTTTGCACTGCGTTATCTCCCGGCGAACGGAGCGAAAAGCGCGATGCCGCGTTTTGATCTTCCCAGTGCTGTGATGAATGCGCTGACCTTCGGCCTGCTCATCACTGCGCTAAGCGGTTTTGCGCAGGGGCACTCCCTTCGTCTTATCGCCGCAGAAATTATCGCCATGTTGATCGTTGGGTTCTTTTTCGTTCGCCGTCAGCTGGCATTGCCGGTGCCTCTCCTGCCCGTAGACCTGTTACGTATTCCGCTTTTTTCGCTATCGATCGGGACATCCATTTGCTCGTTTTGCGCGCAGATGCTGGCGCTTGTCTCGCTGCCCTTCTTTTTGCAAAACATCGTGGGACGCACAGAAGTCGAAACGGGGCTGCTGCTCACGCCGTGGCCGCTCGCTACCATGGTTATGGCTCCGCTCGCAGGCTACCTGATTGAACGCGTACATGCAGGATTATTGGGGGCAATGGGTCTGGTGGTGATGGCCACAGGTCTTTTCGCTCTCGCGATGCTGCCCGCCTCGCCAACAGATGCCGATATTATCTGGAGAATGATCCTGTGCGGCGCCGGATTCGGTTTATTCCAGTCACCCAATAACCACACCATTATGTCCGCAGCCCCGCGCCATCGCAGCGGAGGCGCCAGTGGTATGCTGGGTACCGCGCGTTTGCTAGGGCAAAGCATTGGCGCAGCGCTGGTCGCGCTCATGTTTAACCTGGCCGGACAAAATGGTACCCATATTGCCCTGTTTACCGCTGGGACACTGGCAACGATCGCCGCTATCATCAGCGGACTGCGTGTGATCCAACCTCGGACAGAGGCATAA
- the htpX_1 gene encoding Probable protease HtpX, which produces MMAFCINGKSKSLSEMFMTHPPLDKRIEALRSGQYIK; this is translated from the coding sequence ATGATGGCATTTTGCATCAACGGTAAATCAAAATCGCTGAGTGAAATGTTTATGACTCACCCGCCGCTGGATAAACGTATCGAAGCGCTGCGCAGTGGGCAGTACATTAAATAA
- the htpX_2 gene encoding Probable protease HtpX, with product MMRIALFLLTNLAVMVVFGLVLSLTGIQSSSVQGLLIMALLFGFGGSFISLLMSKWMALKSVGGEVIEQPRNDMEHWLMNTVAQQSRQAGIKMPQVAIYHAPDINAFATGARRDASLVAVSTGLLQNMSRDEAEAVIAHEISHIANGDMVTMTLIQGVVNTFVIFISRILAQIAAGFMGGNRDEGEGNNGNPLIYFAVAMVLELVFGILASIITMWFSRHREFHADAGSAKLVGREKMIAALQRLKTSYEPQGSDQHDGILHQR from the coding sequence ATGATGCGAATCGCGCTCTTCCTGCTCACCAACCTGGCGGTTATGGTGGTCTTCGGGCTTGTGCTAAGCCTGACGGGAATTCAGTCGAGCAGCGTTCAGGGTCTGTTGATTATGGCGCTGCTGTTTGGTTTTGGTGGTTCCTTCATTTCGTTGTTGATGTCGAAATGGATGGCCCTGAAATCTGTGGGTGGTGAGGTTATCGAACAACCGCGCAATGACATGGAACATTGGCTGATGAACACGGTTGCTCAGCAGTCGCGCCAGGCGGGTATCAAAATGCCTCAGGTAGCGATTTATCACGCACCGGATATTAACGCGTTTGCCACCGGCGCGCGCCGCGATGCATCGCTGGTTGCCGTGAGCACCGGGCTTTTGCAAAACATGAGTCGTGATGAGGCCGAAGCGGTTATTGCGCATGAAATTAGCCACATCGCCAATGGTGATATGGTCACCATGACCCTGATTCAGGGCGTAGTGAACACGTTTGTTATTTTCATCTCCCGTATTCTGGCGCAAATTGCTGCCGGATTTATGGGCGGTAACCGTGATGAAGGTGAAGGGAACAACGGCAACCCGTTGATTTATTTTGCCGTCGCGATGGTGCTGGAACTGGTATTCGGTATTCTCGCGAGCATTATTACAATGTGGTTCTCGCGTCACCGCGAATTCCATGCTGATGCAGGATCGGCAAAACTCGTCGGCCGGGAAAAAATGATTGCGGCATTGCAGCGTCTTAAAACCAGCTACGAGCCGCAGGGAAGCGACCAGCATGATGGCATTTTGCATCAACGGTAA
- the prc gene encoding carboxy-terminal protease yields the protein MNTLFKITALAGLLAITGHAFAADDITRADQIPVLKEETQHATVSERVTSRFTRSHYRQFDLDQAFSAKIFDRYLNLLDYSHNVLLASDIEQFAKRKTDVGDELRSGKLDLFYDLYNQSQKRRFERYQYALKVLERPMDFTGNDNFNLDRSKAPWPKTEAELNALWDGKVKFDELSLKLTGKDEKEIRETLTRRYKSAIRRLAQTNSEDVFSLAMTAFAHEIDPHTNYLSPRNTEQFNTEMSLSLEGIGAVLQMDEDYTVINSMVAGGPAAKSKSIGVGDRIVGVGQTGQGMVDVIGWRLDDVVALIKGPKGSKVRLEILPAGKGTKTKTVTLTRERIRLEDRAVKMSVKTVGKEKVGVLDIPGFYVGLTDDVKVQLQKLEKQNVSSVIIDLRTNGGGALTEAVSLSGLFIPSGPVVQVRDNNGKVREDADTDGVVYYKGPLVVLVDRFSASASEIFAAAMQDYGRALIVGEPTFGKGTVQQYRSLNRIYDQMLRPEWPALGSVQYTIQKFYRVNGGSTQRKGVTPDIMMPTGTEETETGEKFEDNALPWDSINAATFVKSGDMTQFGPELLKAHNDRIAKDPEFQYIMKDIARFNALKEKRNIVSLNYAQREKENTEDDATRLARINDRLKREGKPLLKKLDDLPKDYQEPDPYLDETVHIALDLAKQVKDKPAVQPAPVK from the coding sequence ATGAACACTCTTTTTAAGATCACCGCACTGGCTGGCCTGTTAGCAATAACAGGCCACGCCTTCGCTGCGGACGATATTACGCGGGCCGATCAAATTCCGGTATTAAAGGAAGAGACTCAGCACGCAACGGTGAGTGAGCGCGTGACGTCGCGTTTCACCCGTTCGCACTATCGTCAGTTCGATCTCGATCAGGCCTTTTCGGCCAAAATCTTCGATCGATACCTGAACCTGCTGGATTACAGCCATAATGTGCTGCTGGCAAGTGATATTGAACAATTTGCAAAACGTAAAACCGATGTCGGCGACGAGCTGCGCAGCGGTAAACTCGATCTGTTCTACGATCTGTATAACCAATCTCAGAAGCGTCGTTTTGAACGTTATCAATACGCGCTTAAAGTGCTGGAACGTCCAATGGACTTTACCGGCAACGACAACTTTAATCTCGATCGCAGCAAGGCGCCGTGGCCAAAAACGGAAGCTGAGCTGAATGCGCTGTGGGACGGTAAGGTTAAGTTCGATGAACTGAGCCTGAAACTCACGGGTAAAGACGAGAAAGAGATCCGAGAAACGCTGACGCGTCGCTACAAATCGGCCATTCGTCGTTTGGCGCAAACCAACAGTGAAGATGTATTCTCGCTGGCGATGACCGCGTTTGCCCACGAAATCGATCCGCACACCAATTATCTTTCTCCGCGTAACACTGAACAGTTCAATACTGAAATGAGCCTGTCTCTGGAAGGTATTGGCGCAGTGCTGCAGATGGATGAAGATTACACGGTGATTAACTCCATGGTCGCGGGTGGTCCTGCGGCGAAGAGTAAATCCATTGGTGTGGGCGACCGAATTGTTGGCGTTGGTCAGACGGGTCAGGGCATGGTCGATGTGATCGGCTGGCGCCTTGATGATGTGGTTGCCCTTATCAAAGGCCCGAAAGGAAGCAAGGTCCGCCTTGAGATCCTGCCTGCCGGTAAAGGTACGAAGACCAAAACTGTGACACTGACTCGCGAGCGTATTCGTCTTGAAGATCGCGCGGTGAAAATGTCAGTGAAAACCGTTGGCAAAGAAAAAGTCGGCGTTCTCGATATTCCTGGTTTCTACGTCGGTTTGACAGACGATGTGAAAGTGCAACTGCAGAAGCTTGAAAAGCAGAATGTCAGTAGCGTGATCATCGACCTGCGGACCAATGGCGGGGGGGCTCTGACAGAAGCCGTTTCACTTTCTGGCCTGTTTATCCCGTCTGGACCGGTTGTCCAGGTACGTGATAACAATGGCAAAGTGCGTGAAGATGCGGATACCGACGGCGTTGTGTATTACAAAGGCCCGCTGGTGGTGCTGGTTGACCGCTTTAGCGCGTCCGCCTCTGAAATCTTTGCCGCTGCGATGCAGGATTATGGTCGCGCGTTGATTGTCGGCGAACCGACTTTCGGTAAAGGCACGGTACAGCAGTACCGCTCCCTGAATCGCATTTACGACCAGATGCTGCGCCCGGAATGGCCTGCACTCGGTTCTGTGCAGTACACCATTCAGAAGTTCTATCGCGTGAATGGCGGAAGTACACAGCGTAAAGGCGTGACGCCAGATATCATGATGCCGACAGGAACGGAAGAGACTGAAACGGGTGAGAAGTTTGAAGATAACGCGTTGCCGTGGGACAGCATCAATGCTGCCACCTTCGTGAAATCTGGTGACATGACCCAGTTTGGTCCCGAGTTGTTGAAAGCGCACAATGACCGTATCGCAAAAGATCCGGAATTCCAGTACATCATGAAGGACATTGCCCGTTTCAATGCCCTGAAAGAAAAACGGAATATCGTGTCTCTTAATTATGCTCAGCGTGAGAAAGAGAATACGGAAGACGATGCAACGCGTCTGGCACGCATCAATGACCGTTTGAAACGCGAAGGCAAGCCGCTTCTGAAAAAACTGGACGATCTGCCGAAAGATTATCAGGAGCCAGATCCGTATCTGGACGAGACGGTGCACATCGCGCTCGACCTGGCGAAGCAGGTAAAAGACAAACCTGCGGTTCAGCCCGCTCCAGTCAAATAA